Proteins encoded together in one Pantoea sp. CCBC3-3-1 window:
- a CDS encoding nitroreductase, with protein sequence MNTLSFEETVRQRFSPRAFLPTPLSDEQIQAVLLDAQHAPSNCNTQPWHVHIVSGQKKDELAAAMIRNAENGVMTPDFTFDYGDFYGDYFDRSQEQARIYYDALGIARDDRAGRHEAYLRNFTFFNAPHVAFLFMPSFGDNVRVASDIGMYGQNFLLSLAARGFAGIPQTLLGFQADTIRERLGVDDSFRLLFGISFGYADDKAPSRHANMGRMPVSESVVIHR encoded by the coding sequence ATGAATACGCTCTCTTTTGAAGAAACCGTCCGTCAACGCTTTTCACCGCGCGCCTTTTTACCAACGCCTTTATCGGATGAGCAAATCCAGGCAGTCCTGCTGGATGCGCAACATGCACCATCAAACTGCAACACGCAGCCATGGCATGTGCATATTGTTTCCGGGCAAAAAAAGGATGAGCTTGCCGCCGCGATGATTCGCAATGCGGAAAACGGGGTTATGACGCCTGATTTCACTTTCGATTATGGCGATTTTTACGGTGACTACTTCGATCGCAGCCAGGAACAGGCGCGTATCTACTATGATGCTCTGGGAATAGCGCGGGACGATCGGGCAGGCCGCCATGAAGCCTATCTGCGTAATTTTACGTTCTTTAACGCACCCCATGTCGCCTTTTTGTTTATGCCGTCATTTGGTGACAATGTGCGTGTGGCTTCTGATATCGGCATGTACGGACAGAACTTTTTGCTGTCGCTGGCTGCAAGAGGTTTTGCCGGCATCCCGCAAACGCTGTTGGGCTTCCAGGCCGATACAATAAGAGAGAGGCTGGGTGTGGACGACAGTTTCCGTCTGCTGTTTGGCATTTCGTTTGGTTATGCCGATGACAAGGCGCCATCTCGCCACGCCAATATGGGACGGATGCCGGTATCCGAAAGCGTGGTCATTCACCGCTAA
- the eptA gene encoding phosphoethanolamine transferase EptA, translating to MSLFTLKRPTLSRLWLLTAFSLYIAVFLNIAYYRQVLAVMPLTTVHTTLVFLSMPLVAFSVINIAATLASFLRLERVLLAVFILVSAAAQYFIISFGIVLDRSMIVNMLDTTASESFALVTPQLLLTLLVSAILPIVLLFLIRVKKRQPVWKSVFYRLGSLLISALLIGLVALPFYKDYASLFRNNKELVKSLSPSNSIVASWSYYSHHRLANLPLVRIGEDAHQNPQRLEGKQNLTILIVGETSRADHFSLLGYERQTTPRLANDDVIGFPNTVSCGTSTAVSVPCMFSNMPRAHYDDALASHQEGLLDIIQRAGINVLWNENDGGCKGACDRVPHQDMTRLNLPGMCIDGECYDDVLFHGLEAYIDRLKGNGVIVLHTIGSHGPTYYHRYPPAFRQFTPTCDTNEIQTCSQQQLINTYDNTLLYADYIVDRAIRLLQAHQDRFTTSLVYLSDHGESLGENGVYLHGMPYAIAPEAQKHVPMVIWLSPDYQKRYAVDTRCLNKAAATQHFSQDNLFSTVLGLTGTMTREYMTSDDILTACRSKA from the coding sequence ATGTCCCTGTTTACACTGAAAAGACCGACACTGAGTCGGCTTTGGCTACTGACTGCTTTTTCACTCTATATTGCCGTATTCCTTAATATTGCTTACTACCGTCAGGTATTGGCAGTTATGCCCCTGACGACAGTGCACACCACGCTGGTTTTTCTCTCTATGCCGTTAGTGGCATTTAGCGTAATCAATATAGCCGCGACGCTGGCTTCGTTTCTCCGGCTGGAAAGGGTGCTGCTGGCGGTTTTCATCCTGGTTTCCGCTGCGGCTCAGTACTTTATTATCAGCTTTGGTATCGTGCTCGACAGGTCGATGATTGTTAACATGCTGGATACCACCGCGTCCGAAAGCTTTGCCTTAGTGACGCCGCAGCTGCTGCTTACCTTGCTCGTTTCCGCTATCTTACCCATCGTGCTGCTGTTTCTGATCCGCGTTAAAAAGAGGCAGCCAGTATGGAAAAGCGTATTTTATCGTCTGGGCAGTCTGCTGATTTCGGCGCTGCTGATTGGGCTGGTGGCGCTGCCGTTCTATAAAGATTACGCCTCGCTGTTCCGTAATAATAAAGAGCTGGTCAAGTCGCTGAGTCCTTCCAACAGCATTGTCGCGTCCTGGTCTTATTACTCTCATCATCGTCTGGCGAATCTGCCGCTGGTACGCATCGGTGAGGACGCGCATCAAAATCCGCAACGGCTCGAAGGCAAACAGAATTTAACGATTCTGATTGTTGGGGAAACATCCCGTGCAGACCATTTCTCGCTGTTAGGTTACGAACGTCAGACGACGCCGCGACTGGCTAACGATGACGTTATCGGCTTCCCGAATACCGTGTCCTGTGGCACCTCGACGGCGGTGTCAGTTCCGTGCATGTTTTCGAATATGCCGCGTGCGCATTATGATGATGCGCTGGCCAGCCATCAGGAAGGCTTACTGGATATCATTCAGCGAGCCGGGATCAATGTGTTGTGGAATGAAAACGACGGCGGCTGTAAAGGTGCCTGCGACCGCGTGCCGCATCAGGATATGACCCGCCTTAACCTTCCCGGAATGTGTATTGATGGCGAATGCTATGACGACGTCCTGTTCCACGGGCTGGAGGCGTATATCGACCGGCTGAAAGGCAACGGCGTTATCGTGCTGCATACCATTGGTAGCCACGGTCCAACATATTACCATCGCTATCCGCCCGCGTTTCGTCAGTTTACGCCGACGTGTGACACCAATGAGATTCAGACCTGTTCTCAGCAGCAGCTGATTAACACCTATGACAACACGCTGCTCTATGCAGATTACATCGTCGATCGGGCCATCAGGCTGCTACAGGCTCATCAGGATCGCTTTACCACCAGCCTGGTCTATCTCTCCGATCATGGCGAATCGCTGGGCGAGAACGGCGTTTATCTGCACGGCATGCCTTACGCCATTGCACCAGAAGCGCAAAAGCATGTTCCCATGGTGATTTGGTTATCTCCTGACTATCAGAAACGCTATGCTGTGGACACGCGGTGTCTGAATAAAGCAGCCGCGACGCAACATTTTTCCCAGGATAATCTTTTTTCAACGGTACTGGGCCTGACGGGGACGATGACCCGTGAGTACATGACTTCCGATGACATTCTGACGGCCTGTCGGAGTAAAGCGTAA
- a CDS encoding diaminobutyrate--2-oxoglutarate transaminase, which yields MTDKVRIDTLGANSSNSSNETYLARQAEFESNVRSYPRKLPFAIAKALGVWITDVENNQYLDCLAGAGTLALGHNHPDVLQSIQNVITSGLPLHTLDLTTPLKDQFSEYLLSILPGQGKEYCLQFTGPSGADAVEAALKLAKKHTGRTGVISFSGGYHGMTHGALAVTGNLSPKEAVNGMIPEVQFMPYPHQYRCPLGIGGKAGEDALTYYFENLINDVESGVRKPAAVILEAVQGEGGVNPAPAEWLQRIRKVTQEHGILLIIDEVQAGFCRTGKLFAFEHAGIEPDIIVMSKAVGGGLPLAVLGIKKEFDAWEPGHHTGTFRGNQLAMATGLTTLQYLKDNQVADKVAAQGEWLKGKLADLQKRYPVIGHVRGLGLMIGIEIVKPNEAQDHMGCYPADGQLSALLQKKCFENGLILERGGRHGCVLRLLPSLLITNAELDIFLDKFEHALLDAGVKPV from the coding sequence ATGACGGATAAAGTCCGTATTGATACTTTAGGTGCCAATTCCTCAAACAGCAGCAATGAAACCTATTTAGCCCGTCAGGCTGAGTTCGAATCGAATGTCCGCAGCTATCCGCGTAAACTGCCGTTCGCCATTGCGAAAGCATTGGGCGTGTGGATTACCGACGTTGAGAATAATCAATATCTTGACTGCCTGGCCGGTGCGGGAACGCTGGCGCTTGGACATAACCATCCAGACGTTCTGCAAAGCATCCAAAATGTCATTACCAGCGGCTTGCCGTTACATACACTTGATCTGACCACGCCGTTAAAAGATCAATTCTCTGAGTACCTGCTTTCTATCCTGCCTGGTCAGGGTAAAGAGTATTGCCTGCAGTTCACCGGTCCATCCGGTGCGGATGCCGTTGAAGCTGCGCTGAAGCTGGCTAAAAAGCACACCGGCCGCACTGGCGTGATCAGCTTCTCTGGCGGCTACCACGGCATGACGCATGGTGCGCTGGCGGTTACCGGCAACCTGTCACCGAAAGAAGCCGTGAACGGCATGATCCCGGAAGTTCAGTTTATGCCTTACCCGCATCAGTACCGTTGCCCACTGGGGATTGGCGGTAAAGCGGGTGAAGATGCCCTGACTTACTACTTCGAAAACCTGATCAACGACGTTGAGAGTGGCGTACGCAAACCTGCTGCCGTCATTCTGGAAGCGGTTCAGGGCGAAGGCGGTGTGAACCCGGCTCCGGCTGAGTGGTTGCAGCGCATTCGTAAAGTCACCCAGGAACACGGTATCCTGCTGATTATTGATGAAGTTCAGGCTGGTTTCTGCCGTACCGGTAAACTGTTCGCCTTTGAACATGCTGGCATTGAGCCAGACATCATCGTGATGTCCAAAGCTGTGGGTGGCGGTCTGCCGCTGGCCGTCCTGGGTATTAAGAAAGAATTTGACGCATGGGAGCCAGGCCATCATACCGGCACCTTCCGTGGCAACCAGCTGGCGATGGCGACCGGCCTGACCACGCTGCAATACCTGAAAGATAACCAGGTTGCAGATAAAGTGGCAGCGCAAGGTGAATGGCTGAAAGGCAAACTGGCCGATTTGCAGAAACGTTACCCGGTGATTGGTCACGTGCGTGGTCTGGGCCTGATGATCGGTATTGAAATCGTCAAACCAAACGAAGCGCAGGATCATATGGGTTGCTACCCGGCTGATGGTCAGCTTTCTGCCCTGTTGCAGAAGAAATGCTTTGAAAACGGTCTGATCCTGGAGCGCGGTGGCCGCCACGGTTGCGTGCTGCGCCTGCTCCCTTCTCTGCTGATTACCAATGCAGAGCTGGATATTTTCCTGGATAAATTTGAACACGCCCTGCTTGATGCTGGCGTTAAACCAGTCTGA
- a CDS encoding aspartate aminotransferase family protein, with protein sequence MSRSNPILAGSAQSTESYQQAIAQASEAVVQWLQQPEMYQGKSVAELRERIQLDFNPQGLGNQAAIERAVEYFLKDSLSVHHPQCVAHLHCPSLVVSQAAEVLINATNQSMDSWDQSPSATIIEVKLIEWLRTQVGYQPGDAGVFTSGGTQSNLMGLMLARDAFFAARGHSVQQDGIPGDLRKIKVLCSENAHFSVQKNMALMGLGYQSVTLVKTDRFARMDLTDLKEKVEQAKANGEQILAIVATAGTTDAGAIDPLRAIAELAAEHQIWVHVDAAWGGALLLSEKYRDYLDGIELVDSVTLDFHKQYFQTISCGAFLLKDARHYELMRYQAAYLNSEFDEAHGVPNLVSKSLQTTRRFDALKLWMGLEALGQTQYAEIIDHGVTLAQQVAEYVTTQASLELVMQPQLASVLFRFRPAQLANISDAAIALLNQQIGDALLDSGRANVGVTEHGGVTCLKLTLLNPTVTLEDIKVLLALVEKTAQPLL encoded by the coding sequence ATGTCCAGGTCTAACCCTATTCTGGCAGGCTCGGCGCAGAGCACCGAGTCCTATCAGCAGGCGATTGCGCAGGCAAGTGAAGCGGTCGTGCAGTGGCTGCAACAGCCTGAGATGTATCAGGGCAAAAGCGTTGCCGAGCTGCGTGAACGTATTCAGCTGGACTTCAATCCTCAGGGCCTGGGCAACCAGGCCGCGATTGAACGCGCCGTGGAATATTTCCTGAAAGACAGTCTGTCAGTGCACCATCCACAGTGTGTTGCGCATCTGCATTGCCCGAGCCTGGTGGTTAGCCAGGCTGCTGAAGTGCTGATTAACGCCACTAACCAGAGCATGGACTCATGGGATCAAAGCCCGTCAGCGACCATTATTGAGGTCAAGCTGATTGAATGGTTGCGTACACAGGTGGGTTATCAGCCTGGCGATGCGGGCGTGTTTACCAGCGGCGGCACCCAGAGCAATCTGATGGGCCTGATGCTGGCGCGCGATGCGTTCTTTGCTGCACGCGGTCACTCCGTACAGCAGGATGGCATCCCAGGCGATCTGCGTAAGATCAAAGTGCTTTGTTCTGAAAACGCCCACTTCTCCGTGCAGAAGAATATGGCGTTGATGGGCCTGGGCTATCAGTCCGTTACGCTGGTGAAGACCGATCGCTTTGCTCGTATGGATCTGACCGATCTGAAAGAGAAAGTTGAGCAGGCGAAAGCCAACGGCGAGCAGATTCTGGCGATTGTTGCGACGGCGGGCACCACCGACGCGGGCGCTATCGATCCGCTGCGTGCCATTGCTGAACTGGCGGCAGAGCATCAGATTTGGGTACACGTTGATGCGGCCTGGGGCGGCGCGTTGCTGCTGTCTGAAAAATATCGTGATTATCTGGACGGTATTGAACTGGTAGATTCCGTTACTCTGGACTTCCATAAGCAGTACTTCCAGACCATCAGCTGCGGCGCATTCCTGTTAAAAGATGCGCGTCATTACGAGCTGATGCGCTATCAGGCGGCTTATCTCAACTCCGAATTCGATGAAGCACATGGCGTGCCGAACCTGGTGTCTAAGTCTTTGCAGACCACTCGCCGTTTTGATGCGTTAAAACTGTGGATGGGACTGGAAGCTTTAGGTCAGACCCAGTATGCCGAAATCATCGATCACGGCGTGACGCTGGCACAGCAGGTTGCAGAGTATGTGACCACGCAGGCCTCGCTTGAGCTGGTTATGCAGCCGCAGCTGGCAAGCGTCCTGTTCCGTTTCCGTCCTGCTCAGCTGGCAAACATCAGCGATGCCGCTATCGCGCTGCTGAACCAACAGATCGGCGACGCCCTGCTGGATTCAGGCCGTGCCAACGTTGGCGTAACCGAGCATGGTGGCGTGACCTGCCTGAAATTGACCCTGCTGAACCCAACGGTGACGCTGGAAGACATTAAGGTGCTGCTGGCGCTGGTAGAGAAAACGGCTCAGCCTTTGCTGTAA
- the pmrA gene encoding two-component system response regulator PmrA, with amino-acid sequence MKILVVEDDALLLQGLIIALEGEGYVCDGVTSVREAEAHLASGLYSLLVLDLGLPDEDGLHLLLRQRRQKIKLPVLILTARDTVQERIAGLDAGADDYLIKPFALDELLARIRALIRRHVNQGDSRIEAGNLSLDMAHRQIHFSGELLDLTPKEYAILSRLMLKASKPVHREVLYNDIYNWETEPSTNTLEVHIHNLREKIGKSSIRTLRGFGYALITAETCGKPE; translated from the coding sequence ATGAAAATACTGGTAGTTGAAGACGATGCCTTGCTGTTGCAGGGGCTGATTATCGCGCTGGAAGGTGAAGGCTATGTCTGTGACGGTGTCACTAGCGTTCGCGAGGCGGAAGCGCATCTGGCGAGCGGGCTGTACAGCCTGCTGGTGCTGGATCTGGGATTGCCCGATGAGGATGGCCTGCATCTGCTGTTGCGGCAGCGACGACAGAAAATAAAGCTGCCGGTACTGATCCTGACCGCAAGGGATACCGTACAGGAACGTATTGCGGGCCTCGACGCGGGTGCTGACGACTATTTAATTAAGCCTTTTGCCCTGGACGAGCTGCTGGCACGTATTCGCGCGCTGATCCGCCGACACGTGAATCAGGGTGACAGCCGCATTGAGGCTGGCAATCTGTCGCTGGATATGGCGCACCGTCAGATTCATTTTTCCGGTGAGCTGCTGGACTTAACGCCAAAAGAGTATGCCATTCTCTCCAGGCTGATGCTGAAAGCAAGTAAGCCGGTACACCGCGAAGTGCTTTACAATGATATCTATAACTGGGAAACGGAGCCGTCAACGAACACCCTTGAAGTGCATATCCATAACCTTCGCGAGAAGATTGGCAAATCGTCAATTCGCACGCTACGGGGGTTTGGTTATGCGCTGATAACGGCGGAAACGTGCGGAAAACCTGAATGA
- a CDS encoding VF530 family DNA-binding protein, producing MSPHTSKDPLHGMTLEAILNALVARYGWDEMGKRVNINCFKSDPSIKSSLKFLRRTPWARAEVEAFYIESLDEPTAPEAELPADSPWANWKAKKEE from the coding sequence ATGTCCCCCCATACTTCAAAAGATCCGCTTCATGGTATGACGCTGGAAGCCATTCTTAACGCCCTTGTCGCTCGCTACGGCTGGGACGAGATGGGCAAACGCGTCAATATTAACTGCTTTAAAAGCGATCCCAGCATCAAATCGAGCCTGAAATTTTTGCGTCGCACGCCGTGGGCGCGTGCAGAAGTTGAAGCTTTCTATATTGAGTCTCTTGATGAACCCACCGCGCCAGAAGCGGAACTGCCGGCCGACAGTCCCTGGGCTAACTGGAAAGCGAAGAAAGAAGAATAA
- the pmrB gene encoding two-component system sensor histidine kinase PmrB — MKHLSELKRSSSTIRFRLLLVIGLILLFCQVISVAWLWHESKEQIQLLVDAEVHKHDQHKHVEKEIHEAVASLALPSLIMIAMTLLICYQAVKWITRPLYELQHHLENRRDDDLDPINLRRSVNEVDAVTLAINQLVSRLTTSIERERMFTADVAHELRTPLAGLRLHLELIEKKNNINVKPLLQRLDQMTNSVSQLLQLARVGQSFTSGNYQNVSLVEDVAIPMEHELHTMLAQRQQTLKMDFTTAVSVRGDATLLRVLLRNLVENAHRYSPEGTVITLRIDHQPAPAMVVEDQGPGIDESKSGELTKAFVRMDSRYGGIGLGLSIVTRIAQLHQAHFFLENRREQHGCSARITFTSGG, encoded by the coding sequence ATGAAACACCTGTCCGAGCTAAAACGGAGTAGCAGCACGATACGCTTTCGTCTGCTGTTGGTCATTGGCCTGATCCTGCTTTTTTGTCAGGTTATCAGCGTCGCCTGGCTGTGGCATGAAAGCAAAGAACAAATTCAGCTGCTGGTGGATGCGGAAGTTCACAAGCACGATCAGCACAAGCATGTTGAGAAAGAGATCCATGAAGCGGTAGCGAGTCTGGCCTTGCCCAGCCTGATTATGATCGCCATGACGCTGCTGATTTGCTATCAGGCGGTGAAATGGATCACCCGCCCCTTATATGAGCTTCAGCATCATCTTGAGAATCGCCGGGACGACGATCTCGACCCGATCAATCTTCGCCGGTCGGTTAATGAAGTGGATGCCGTTACCCTGGCGATTAATCAGCTGGTCTCTCGTTTAACCACCAGTATAGAACGTGAAAGAATGTTCACCGCTGACGTGGCGCACGAGCTACGCACGCCGCTGGCAGGGCTTCGCCTGCATCTGGAACTGATTGAGAAAAAAAATAATATTAACGTCAAACCGCTGCTGCAACGGCTGGATCAGATGACCAACAGCGTTTCGCAGCTGTTGCAGCTGGCGCGGGTGGGTCAGTCGTTCACTTCCGGTAATTATCAGAACGTCTCGCTGGTGGAGGATGTGGCGATCCCAATGGAGCATGAACTGCACACCATGCTGGCACAGCGTCAGCAGACCCTGAAAATGGACTTTACCACAGCGGTGAGCGTTCGCGGCGACGCCACGTTGTTACGGGTTCTGTTACGTAATCTGGTTGAGAACGCCCATCGCTATAGCCCGGAAGGAACGGTTATCACGCTTCGGATTGATCATCAGCCTGCGCCAGCAATGGTGGTGGAAGATCAGGGACCGGGCATTGATGAGAGTAAAAGCGGCGAACTGACCAAAGCTTTTGTCCGTATGGACAGCCGTTACGGCGGGATTGGGCTGGGACTGAGTATTGTCACCCGCATTGCCCAACTGCATCAGGCTCACTTTTTCCTTGAAAATCGTCGCGAGCAGCATGGCTGTTCCGCCAGGATAACCTTTACCTCTGGCGGCTGA
- the fhuE gene encoding ferric-rhodotorulic acid/ferric-coprogen receptor FhuE, translating to MFFDLNRIRESSCCSLKTGTPYSVVAALVAVAIQMPHASAAEVTKEQQTLTVDATANSASDTAATDYSVPVTNAGTKMSLTARDIPQSVSIISKQRMQDQQLQSLGQVLNNTTAIQESVSGADMDRKTYYSRGFLIDNYMVDGIPTVFEGRWNLGDSQTDTALYERVEVVRGATGLMTGAGNPSAAVNMVRKHADSKEFTGDVSATYGSWNKQRYVADLSAPLSESGNVRGRLVAGYQDNDSFVERYSAEKKFIYGVVDADLTDSTLLSVGYEYQEVNADSPTWGGAPRWYTDGSLTHYRRGFNTAPDWAYNDKESKKAFVTLKQSFDNGWQLTLNGTHNETYLDSRQLYINGFFDKNTGAGVSSYADYPVVGGTGYNTGKRKINSVDTFASGPYQLFGRQHELMAGVSYSKQENTYYSAFDNISSESLGDFNSYNSQYPETDWGERSLSQDDTTRQKSAYVATRISLADPLHLILGARYTRWSTNTLTENVEKNNITPYAGLIYDIDENWSAYGSYTSVFQPQSYRDINGSYLAPVVGKNYEAGLKSDWFNSRLTTSLTVFRSELDNVAQSTNQTIAGSNDTAYVGKSGTVSRGVEFEVNGAITDNWQMTVGGTRYIAEERDGTAVNPTLPRTQLKMFTSYRLPMLQALTVGGGVNWQTHVWDDVDAPEGNGTWHAEQGSYALVNLFGRYQLTKQLTLQANLNNLFDKEYDTNVGNYIVYGEPRNFSLTASYHF from the coding sequence ATGTTTTTTGACTTAAACCGTATCAGGGAAAGTAGCTGTTGTAGCCTCAAAACCGGCACGCCTTATTCCGTCGTCGCTGCGCTGGTCGCTGTCGCTATTCAAATGCCGCACGCCTCAGCGGCAGAAGTGACAAAAGAACAGCAGACCCTGACGGTAGACGCCACGGCCAATAGTGCCAGCGACACTGCCGCTACCGATTACAGCGTGCCGGTCACTAACGCCGGCACCAAAATGTCTCTGACGGCGCGTGATATTCCTCAATCGGTCAGTATTATCAGCAAGCAGCGCATGCAGGATCAGCAGCTTCAGTCTCTGGGGCAGGTACTGAATAACACCACCGCGATTCAGGAAAGCGTTTCTGGTGCGGATATGGACCGCAAAACGTATTACTCGCGCGGTTTTTTAATCGACAACTATATGGTCGATGGCATTCCAACCGTCTTTGAAGGGCGCTGGAACCTGGGCGATTCCCAGACCGATACGGCGCTATATGAGCGTGTTGAGGTGGTGCGCGGCGCAACCGGCCTGATGACCGGCGCGGGGAATCCTTCCGCCGCGGTTAATATGGTGCGCAAGCATGCCGACAGCAAAGAATTCACCGGCGACGTTTCCGCGACTTACGGTAGCTGGAACAAACAGCGCTATGTCGCTGATTTGTCTGCGCCGCTGAGTGAGTCGGGCAACGTTCGCGGTCGCCTGGTTGCCGGTTATCAGGATAACGACAGCTTCGTGGAGCGCTACAGCGCCGAGAAGAAATTTATTTATGGCGTGGTCGATGCCGACCTGACGGATTCTACTTTACTTTCAGTGGGCTACGAATATCAGGAAGTGAATGCCGACAGTCCAACCTGGGGCGGGGCGCCGCGCTGGTATACCGACGGCAGCCTGACCCATTACCGTCGCGGATTTAATACCGCGCCTGACTGGGCCTATAACGACAAAGAGAGTAAAAAAGCGTTCGTGACGCTGAAGCAGAGCTTTGATAACGGCTGGCAGCTAACCCTGAACGGCACCCATAACGAAACCTATCTCGACAGCCGACAGCTCTATATCAACGGTTTCTTCGATAAAAACACCGGCGCCGGCGTTTCCTCTTATGCTGATTACCCGGTCGTTGGCGGCACGGGCTACAACACCGGCAAACGTAAAATAAATTCTGTCGATACGTTTGCCAGCGGCCCTTATCAACTGTTTGGTCGTCAGCATGAACTGATGGCGGGCGTGAGCTACAGCAAGCAGGAAAATACCTACTACAGCGCCTTTGATAATATCTCTTCCGAATCGCTGGGCGACTTCAACAGCTACAACAGCCAGTATCCAGAAACTGACTGGGGCGAACGATCGCTGTCGCAGGATGACACCACGCGCCAGAAATCCGCCTACGTCGCTACCCGTATTTCACTGGCCGATCCGCTGCACCTGATCCTCGGCGCGCGCTATACGCGCTGGAGCACCAACACGCTGACTGAAAACGTCGAAAAAAATAACATTACGCCCTACGCTGGCCTGATCTATGACATCGACGAAAACTGGTCCGCCTACGGCAGTTATACCTCTGTGTTCCAGCCGCAATCCTATCGTGATATCAACGGCAGCTACCTGGCACCGGTGGTGGGCAAAAACTACGAAGCGGGCCTGAAATCAGACTGGTTTAACAGCCGCCTGACCACCTCACTGACCGTTTTCCGCTCAGAACTGGATAACGTGGCGCAAAGCACCAACCAAACTATCGCAGGCTCTAACGATACCGCTTACGTCGGTAAATCAGGTACCGTAAGCCGTGGCGTTGAGTTTGAAGTGAATGGCGCGATAACCGATAACTGGCAGATGACCGTCGGCGGCACGCGCTATATTGCAGAAGAGCGCGATGGCACAGCGGTGAACCCAACCTTACCGCGTACCCAGCTGAAAATGTTTACCAGCTATCGTCTGCCAATGTTGCAGGCACTGACCGTTGGCGGCGGCGTTAACTGGCAGACGCACGTCTGGGATGATGTTGATGCACCGGAAGGCAACGGCACCTGGCATGCAGAGCAGGGCAGCTATGCACTGGTGAACCTGTTTGGCCGTTACCAGCTGACCAAACAGCTCACATTGCAGGCCAACCTGAACAACCTGTTTGATAAAGAATACGACACCAACGTCGGTAACTATATCGTCTACGGCGAACCGCGTAACTTCTCACTGACCGCCAGCTATCACTTCTGA